A single window of Bos javanicus breed banteng chromosome 19, ARS-OSU_banteng_1.0, whole genome shotgun sequence DNA harbors:
- the ZACN gene encoding zinc-activated ligand-gated ion channel, whose translation MALRLLLHLTFLGLGTTQPLAQQQGFSAQGDLDLHPSDWPSSSNLNSPQEVPDLIQIPNNGSKPLVVDVQVFVSNVFNVDILRYTVSSTLLLRLSWLNTRLALNSTGHQRNPVMLPWDVLWMPRLTVREALWVNWQDKSPQARVDRDGHIEFYLALTTETNCDFELFHFPRDQSDCHLTFFAFSNTVTELEFQVHAVNEIVSVKREFVVQDLKTQIPPQHLVPCFQVTLRLQNTALKAILTLLVPGEALLLADLCGGLLPLHTERIAYKVTLLLSYLVFHSSLIQALPSSSSCNPLLVYYFTVLLLLLFVSTTETVLLTGLLARGNLRADDSPSPALNGEQHDRGKPGPNPEEAPGAGKGSRRSWAEAADRIFFQVYVVGVACSQFIFIALWMWATCKSDPAPGAASPHGGQPRL comes from the exons ATGGCCCTGCGGCTCCTGCTGCATCTCACCTTCCTCGGGCTCGGAACCACTCAGCCTTTGGCTCAGCAGCAGGGCTTTAGC GCACAGGGTGACCTCGACCTCCACCCTTCAGACTGGCCATCCTCCTCCAACCTCAACTCACCCCAGGAGGTTCCGGACCTCATCCAGATTCCGAACAACGGAAGCAAGCCCCTGGTGGTGGATGTGCAGGTGTTCGTGTCCAACGTATTCAACGTG GACATCCTTCGGTACACGGTGTCCTCCACATTGCTGCTTCGGCTG TCCTGGCTGAACACACGCCTGGCCTTGAACTCAACTGGGCACCAGCGGAACCCAGTCATGCTGCCCTGGGATGTACTCTGGATGCCGAGACTCACTGTTCGGGAGGC CCTCTGGGTGAATTGGCAGGACAAGAGCCCGCAGGCCCGCGTAGACAGGGACGGCCACATCGAGTTCTACCTAGCCCTCACCACGGAGACCAACTGCGACTTTGAGCTCTTCCACTTCCCCAGGGACCAGAGCGACTGCCACCTCACCTTCTTCGCTTTCAGCAACACTG TGACGGAGCTGGAGTTCCAGGTCCACGCGGTGAACGAGATTGTGAGTGTCAAGAGGGAGTTCGTGGTTCAGGATCTGAAAACCCAAATCCCGCCCCAGCACCTGGTACCCTGCTTCCAGGTGACG TTGCGCCTGCAGAACACAGCACTAAAGGCCATCTTAACCCTCCTGGTCCCTGGGGAGGCGCTGCTGTTGGCTGACCTTTGCGGGGGGCTGCTGCCCCTTCACACTGAGCGCATCGCCTACAAGGTGACCCTGCTTCTGAGCTACCTCGTCTTCCACTCCTCCCTGATACaggccctgcccagctcctcctcctgtaACCCCCTGCTAG tTTACTACTTCAccgtcctgctgctgctgctctttgtCAGCACCACCGAGACTGTGCTGTTGACTGGGCTTCTGGCCCGGGGCAACCTCAGGGCAGACGACAGCCCCAGCCCAGCGCTGAATGGGGAGCAGCACGACCGCGGGAAGCCAGGGCCTAACCCTGaag aagcccctggagcagggaagggGTCCAGAAGGAGCTGGGCTGAGGCTGCTGACCGCATCTTCTTCCAGGTGTATGTGGTAGGGGTGGCGTGTAGCCAGTTCATCTTCATTGCACTCTGGATGTGGGCGACATGCAAGTCGGACCCAGCCCCTGGAGCGGCCTCACCCCACGGCGGGCAGCCCAGGCTGTAA
- the GALR2 gene encoding galanin receptor type 2 — translation MNGSGGLDTEDTSEAGGGSSWQPEAVIVPTLFALIFLVGTVGNALVLAVLLRGGQAVSTTNLFILNLGVADLCFIACCVPFQATIYTLDDWVFGSLLCKAVHFLIFLTMHASSFTLAAVSLDRYLAIRYPLHSRELRTPRNAMAAISLVWGLSLLFSAPYLSYYRQSQLANLTVCHPAWSAPRRRAMDLCTFVVSYLLPVLVLGLTYARTLRYLWRAVDPATAGSGARRAKRKVTRMIIIVAALFCLCWMPHHTLILCVWFGRFPLTRATYALRILSHLVSYANSCVNPIVYALVSKHFRKGFREICAGLLRHAPRRASRRVCVAPLCRRLSAASRPATSPTCPGRTPKAPKGILTVNLT, via the exons ATGAATGGCTCGGGTGGCCTGGACACCGAGGACACGAGCGAGGCGGGAGGCGGGAGCAGCTGGCAGCCTGAAGCGGTCATCGTGCCCACGCTCTTTGCGCTCATCTTCCTCGTGGGCACCGTAGGCAACGCACTGGTGCTGGCCGTGCTGCTTCGCGGTGGCCAGGCGGTCAGCACAACCAACCTGTTCATTCTCAATCTGGGCGTGGCCGACCTGTGTTTCATCGCGTGCTGCGTGCCCTTCCAGGCCACCATCTACACCCTGGACGACTGGGTGTTCGGATCGCTGCTTTGCAAGGCGGTGCACTTCCTCATCTTCCTCACCATGCACGCCAGCAGCTTCACGCTGGCCGCCGTCTCCCTGGACCG GTATCTGGCCATCCGCTATCCACTGCACTCCCGCGAGCTGCGCACGCCTCGCAACGCGATGGCGGCCATCAGTCTCGTCTGGGGGCTCTCGCTGCTCTTCTCCGCGCCGTACCTGAGTTACTATCGCCAGTCCCAGTTAGCCAACCTGACCGTGTGCCACCCGGCGTGGAGCGCGCCGCGCCGCCGCGCCATGGACCTCTGCACCTTCGTCGTCAGCTATCTGCTGCCGGTCCTGGTGCTCGGCCTGACCTACGCGCGCACTCTGCGCTACCTCTGGCGCGCCGTCGACCCGGCGACCGCCGGCTCGGGCGCCCGGCGCGCCAAGCGTAAGGTGACACGCATGATCATCATCGTGGCCGCGCTCTTCTGCCTCTGCTGGATGCCTCACCACACGCTGATCCTCTGCGTGTGGTTCGGCCGCTTCCCTCTTACGCGCGCCACTTACGCGCTGCGCATCCTCTCGCACCTGGTCTCCTATGCCAACTCCTGTGTCAACCCCATCGTCTACGCTCTCGTCTCCAAGCACTTCCGCAAGGGTTTCCGAGAGATCTGCGCGGGCCTGTTGCGCCACGCCCCGCGCAGAGCCTCGCGCCGCGTGTGCGTCGCGCCCCTGTGCCGGCGCCTCTCCGCGGCCAGTCGTCCAGCCACGTCCCCGACCTGTCCCGGAAGGACCCCAAAGGCCCCCAAAGGCATCTTGACAGTTAATTTGACCTAA